In Lytechinus variegatus isolate NC3 chromosome 6, Lvar_3.0, whole genome shotgun sequence, the DNA window TCACCTTAACCAAGTGTTTCACGAGGTCACCGTTAATTCATAATTATCCAATTACAACATGGCTTCTTGCAGATGTCTTGAAAACTATTTGGCTTTTAATAGCTTTATCCAAAACCTAACAAAGATGAGGCTGCTTGGCAAACACCTGTCGGCATCCAAGACCCCACACGCACAGATCATCTGCTTGGCAAACATCTGCCTGTATCCAAAATCCCCACTCAAAAGAGTACACTTGACCAACTCACTACCCTAATTCTATTGTCCCATCATCAATCCCTACTCTCCACACATTACAAAAATCTCCATCTCCAACTTGACCGCTTTGTCTCCGACAGTGTTGAAAAAATATTCCATTCCCTTCATTACATTACGAATGATGCTTTCTTGTAAtagatttcattttcttcttccattattACAAATAAACAATGACTCTTCGTCTCTGACTTCATTAAAATCAACACACACCTAATTAAAAAATTAGTTCTGTTAATTCCCCtttacaaacaaacaaagaagtCTTCGTTTATGACCTCATTAAAATCAAAACACACCTAATtagaaaattaattcaaaaattaattcaaaaattaattcTGTTAATTCCCCTTTACAAACAAAGAAGTATTCGTTTATGACCTCATTAAAATCAAAACACACCTAATTAGAAAATTAATtagaaaattaattcaaaaattaattcaaaaattaattcTGTTAATTCCCCTTTACAAATAAACAAGAAGTCTTCGTTTATGACCTCATCAAATCAACACACccctaattaaaaaattaattaaaattaattaTGTAAATCCCCCTACTTCTGCCGGAAGTTGTCTATCCAGACTACTACATCTTCTCCCGGACCTTAAtggttcaaagtctggagacttacCCCCCGATTCACATCCCCCGATTCACATCACCTCTATGCATTGCCATGCCcagctatttttatttttcatgataatttaTTGTATGTACTTtccacatgattttttttctgaatttgcTAGAACATTATGTTGACAATAAGGTATAATGAATGTGTACGTTAGTGTTGTTGTTATCTGCCATTCATTTTCTCAGCAATGTTGGCCAGTGTTTTCAATCGGATGATAGAGACGTCGAAACTGGATTTGAAGGCGGTATTTCAAATCAATCACTACTCCTGTAACTTCATAGCTAACAGGTATTTATAAGTTTTGTTTTTCGTATCATAATCATTGATTTGTGTAGAGCAGCCAATTGACTGCTTGAAACAATTAAGACGTTAAAGTCTGAATGAAATCAGACTAAGATAACGAAATTAAGACTATTTAAAACGAGCAAAAACAACTACTGTATATGACGTAAAATTTACGAAGTGTAGTTCTGTCAAATTCGGATTccaaatacttttaaaaagttatataAAAGTTAGTCAATCTTCCCCTGGCATTTGAGTGTCCCTCGGTTGATAAGCAACACAGCGATTTGGTGCTACTGAGTAGGGCGCAGCTTTGAGCGCCGCTGTTTTAAATGTGTCAATCACACACCTGTTACCTTATTGAATTgccattttttcatgaatcgaTCAAACCCCAAATTtcattacatgtatgcattaaCATACATCGTTCAAACCTAGCATTAATCAAAATTTGACGCATGCGTGGACTAATGTTTAATTAAATGATTTACTTGTCGGCCTACTATACATTTCTTATACACACTGTAAAGGTTCAAATTTAAACCATTATTACatggttcatttttgcaccctatGCGGTGCTTGAAATAGCTAACTGCATCATTAAAGGTGCACAAATGAGCATACTTGCACTAATGAGCACCCCTTGGGTGCTATTATTGTACCTTCCCCTACGGTTCAAATTTTGGTCCCTATTTTTTGGTGTGTGGGGCAGTATGATTTTAAGCAAGAATCTCGAGAAAATGGTTACAAGTGGAATCTCGTTGTGATGTCAGGAAATTTTCAACTACTACTTTGaccttcattcatttttaatctAAGTATACACATACATGCAAGTTGTGACATATCATAACTGATGCTATGCCAGGCATCACTTAGTAATCACTGTGCAGCATATCTTTCTAGTCTAATATCTCAAGTTCTTTGCAGACTGTAGAGATGAAACGAATCTCACGTGGTTATTAAAACTACAGTAATTTGTTCTTGCTTCTGAATACAGATAGATAATGTAGCTGAGCAATCTGTCctattttcaaatgaaagatTTTCATTAACAATCAAATGTTtcggtattattattattagggcAGTCATCGTTATACTTGACCTGGAAGTGATTAAGAGAGGGTTAGAGGTGAAGGTCACGATTGGTCAACCAACTCCTTTACCAATACAAACAGAGTCTACAAGTTCCAACGATGCCACTAATGAACCAACGGGTAAGGacttatgaaaatatatttctatttattctatttaataaaccaatcaaatttcgaacatttaatattttaatgtatAATTAATGACGAGAAATAGCGAGATATTTCATCTTGTCAGGTAGATTTATCAATCGCATCTGAAAGATTGAAAGTCGAACTTTCAACATGTCTAGTTGGCTTCTTTTATTTCTAAACAGTTGATGGTAATATAATTTAGGCATGTATTATTGTGTTATTAGCTGACTTGGCAAAACGCCTTCCTTACTGGAAATAGTAGTGTCCCACAgtgtgcgcgtgtgtgtgtgccacagtgtggaacacaatgtgaaatcaccttcacactgttgaatttgagcatttcaacagtgtgaagcacatattcacatagtcgagTATGTTAACACggtgtgaacagtcacactgtcgaggtgtccacagtgtgaaaatatctccaCACTGTTGATTAGATGCATtccaacagtgtgaatcacatattcacatagtcgactATGTTAACACGGTGTGAAcggtcacactgtcgaggtgtccacagtgtgaaaatatctccaCACTATTGATTAGATGCAAtccaacagtgtgaatcacatattcacatagtcgactATGTTAACACACggtgtgaacagtcacactgtcgaggtgtccacagtgtgaaaatatctccaCACTGTTGATTAGATGCATtccaacagtgtgaatcacatattcacatagtcgactATGTTAACACggtgtgaacagtcacactgtcgaggtgtccacagtgtgaaaatatctccaCACTGTTGATTAGATGCATtccaacagtgtgaatcacatagttgactatgttaACACGGTGTGAACGGTCACACTTTCGagatgtccacagtgtgaaaatatctccaCACTATTGATTAGATGGATtccaacagtgtgaatcacatattcacatagtcgactATGTTAACACggtgtgaacagtcacactgtcgaggtgtccacagtgtgaaaatatctccaCACTGTTGATTAGATGCATtccaacagtgtgaatcacatattcacatagtcgactATGTTAACATggtgtgaacagtcacactgtcgaggtgtccacagtgtgaaaatatctccaCATTATTGATTAAATGCATtccaacagtgtgaatcacatattcacatagtcgactATAATAACACggtgtgaacagtcacactgtcgaggtgtccacagtgtgagaATATCTCCACACTGTTGATTAGATGCATtccaacagtgtgaatcacatattcacatagtcgagTATGTTAACACGGTGTGAAcggtcacactgtcgaggtgtccacagtgtgaaaatatctccaCACTGTTGATTAGATGCTTtccaacagtgtgaatcacatattcacatagtcgactATGTTAACACggtgtgaacagtcacactgtcgaggtgtccacagtgtgaaaatatctccaCACTGTTGATTAGatgcattttaacagtgtgaattatattttcacatAGGTCATTATGACCACACTGTGATCCCACCGTGTGACACTGTTCTTTCCAGCAGGCTTGTGTTGCCATATTGACTAAAGGGGCCCGtctcataaagagttgcaactgctaaaactttgccattatggcaactaccatgataaccttgattttcattggctgctgagccctgttgccatggtagttccTATTACAAAGTTGTAACTATTTGCGAAATGGGTCCAAGATGTTGATAAATTGACATAAAGGTTTTAACGTTTGGACAAGATGATTATCCCGCCATCATGGGGCCGTACTTCATAAAGATTTATAACTGTTGTAACTtcgccattatggcaactatcatggtaaccttgattatgattggttgctgagccctgttgccatggtagttgccataatgacaaagttacaacagttgtaactctttatgaaacgggccctcTGGTCGAGTAGATAAACTCTTGCACTCAATTGTTTGTTATCATATACTGTTAACAGCTCTATAATATTTGTGACTtttttatgaacaaaatattacaatttaataTCTACTAGATGTAAGTCTAGTTTATTTCAATGAAAGATTCATGTCAGCAAAGTAGTCAGAACGGTGTTGGTTTTACAAGCATGAATCCAAAAGCGAATACCAGTTTCTACGAAATATGGAATATTAGTCGTCATCTTTTCCCCGTAACAAGCATCAGATTTAATGTCTTTTATTACATCTCATTCGAAAAAAGTAACTAATGAATATAAGGGTCACTCATCTTGCTTTCACGAAGTGCGGATCCGAAAGGGCCGggtcgtggggggggggggggcggtagTAAAGGGGACTCGTAACCACTATCCACACAATTATATAGTACCGTAGATCCTGGATCCGCCTGTTATATTACATATCATACAAAGAAGAGTGAAAATAGAATTGTATTTAATCTATACTTTTAAAGGAAAGGGCAGTGGTTAACCGTGACCCAGAGGAGACAAGGAttgggcactgtattgtttgtgaacaatgctgtgctcctccaatgctttgtctcctccggatCATGGTCCACCACTGGGAAAGTGGATACTAAAGGCAGTTAAGGCCTATATGATTACCTCCCCAACTTAAAAGATCGCGTCATTCTGTAGATATgttcaaagtttatttttttttgtcaattgcTTCTTCATGTTTATTTGTTATGCCAGTATCTAAAATGAATTTCTTCATATGTGGTAGACTGAATAGTTGATTTCTCCTTGCCTTTCAGAACAACCCAAAGCTCAACTCAGTGATGGATGTCCAATAGTAGAGAGCCCTCTAGGTTTGACCTGTCCTCTATGCCTTCATGCTTTCAAGGATCCGGCTTTTCTTCAGTGTGGACATACTTTCTGCAGGTCGTGCCTTGAGAAACACGATGAACAGCACCCCACCCCTTCTTACCTGGAATGCCCGGTTTGCAGCAGTCGAACCCAGCTAGGACCGGATCGTGTCGCCGGACTTGCAGCGAACCTCACGGTCAAATACCTTGCTGATGACGCTCAAGTAAAGATTGGCGATGGTCCATCACTTTTTTGTTCTCTTCACAGCGATGTATATAAGGATATACTCTGCGTGGTTTGTAACGACGTAATCTGCATCAATTGCTTCATTGACAAGCATCAAGGCCACCGGATCAAGAAGGTGGAAGTGATTGAAGCAGAGGTGAAGAAGGATAGAGACACTCTGCTCGAAAAGAGTAAGGAAATGCGAGACAGGATCGAGAAGTACATTGCAACAACCAACACCCACAAGCTTGCCATTGAATCTCATTTTGACGGTCTGAGGAAGAAAGTCCAAAATATCTTTGAGAAGAAAATGGAAGTGTTGAAGCAGGAAAAAGATATGCTACTTGGAAAGCTCACTGACATCCAGAATGGCTATGTGGACAGTGTGGAGAGATTCATGGTGGAACCAAGGACGTCTCTGGAAACCATCAACAAGCACATCGCAACTCTTGCAGAGGGTGCCCACAAACCTCTTGACGTCGAGACTATCAAAGCAGGTGAACTTCTGTGCATAGATCTCCGCAGGTTTTTGATAACACCACTCGCTGGAATCGGGGATGAGGGCATACAAGATGTCAAAAAGGTGGCAGTCAGGACTAGGTACCATCCTCCATCTAAAACAAGTCTTGACCTTGGAAGCATTGGCATCGTCCGCTCTTTATATTTAGCTGGAAGAGTTCTTGAGCAACCCGCCTCTGCTCTCAGGAGATCTACAGCGTCAAGAGTGGGTAGTGGCCGAAACTGGAATACTGGTGGTCGGCTAACCAATCGTCGATCTGTTAGAGGTATTCCAAAGGGAATTCATAAATCGATCAAGGACATTGCTAGAGTGGAATTGCCTTTGTGCAAGCGTACCCGAATCACAGCATCATACCAAGATATCTTACTGGCAACTTATGGAGCCGGGAGACCAGGAGCAGAGCGGTTTTGTATATTGATGGTAATATTGCTTCTAAAATTCTGGCGTAGGCAAAACCATGACGGTAGCAGGTAACCAGAATTCATATGACTCGTCATACATCTTCAGTTGAactgtatttgtatttatgaCTTTTATACTTCACTGTGGTAGAGAGCAGCAACTAGGGCATTGTGGTAATAATAACTACTTCACTGTAGTAGATAGCAGCAACTAGGGCACTGTGGTAAATAATAACTACTTCGCTGTGGTAGAGCAGCAACTAGGGCACTGTGGTAAATAATAACGTAATTCACTGTGGTAGAGAGCAGCAACTAGGGCACTGTGGTAAATAATAACTTACTTCACTGTGGTAGAGCAGCAACTAGGGCACTGTGGTAAATAATAACTTACTTCACTGTGGTAGAGAGCAGCAACTAGGGCACTGTGGTAAATAACAACTACTTCACTGTGGTAGAGCAGCAACTAGGGCACTGTGGTAAATAATAACTTAATTCACTGTGGTAGAGAGCAACAGCAACTAGGGCACTGTGGTAAATAACAATTAGTATACTGCGGTAGATCGCAACAGCTACATGTAGTGCACTGTGGCAGATGGTCAAAACTAGTGCACTGTGGTAAATAACTGTAATAACATTAGATAGCATTAGCCAGTGCACTGTGGTAGATAGTGGAAGTTATGTACTGTGGTACAGAGCATTAACTATAATTGCACTTTGGTTGCTGTGCAAGTTTTGTAACAGTGAGTTAGGCAATAGTGGTTAGAATTTGTGAATCCATAGTTTCGTACAGGTATTGtgtaatttatttgtttgatccGGGAAATTAAATCTTAACTGTCAACTATCATGAATAAATGCCTTACTTTTGATtagcattacatgtacatatcttatgcttaaaggggaagtttactcTGATAACACTTTGGAGTTTTtataataaaagcagaaaaaattatggcaaaatATAATTGTTTACCAGATGAGCAGCCTCTccataagtacatgtacaatgtataagCGCtccaaatgcattttttttttaaaaaaaaaaaaatagaagtgaTTTTATATGTGTTGTGGATATATCCATCAGACACATCACTTCACATCTCTCCCATATTGTTTTAATATCCCATTAAAACAATGAAGTTTTTGGACTTTATACTACATGATACATGGTGAAGCTCATCGCTTATAACGTCACAAATTAATAACCTTTCAAAATCTCTCTCCTTCTTTGAAGGATTTTCATCATACCGAAAATAttcttctttattatttttttaaatccaactTATTGTTGGCGTGAACATTTTCTCGTTtctcctttttcctctttttctcacTAACTAAATGATCCAATCAAGGGGAGGAACAGTCATCCCGTTGTCAATGTAGAGcagccataggcggcggaagcgggggggacgtgtcccccccctaaattttagttgggggggggacgttcccccccccctccccctaaatttagttttgatatccttttttttttttgcttgtcaaattttttcctgcgtccctcccctaaattcacgtggcccCACCCttaaacgtgtgttgtccccccccctaaaattttgggtgatgacctttttttttttttttttttttttgcttgtcaaaattttttgggttaCCAACTCataaaatttcaggtggatacCCTCTAAATTttctggcttccgccgccaatgagaGCAGCCCCTGATTgtaacttgaaagaaaaaaatattttaatataagAGTaccaatataaaaagaaatataaccTTTGTAGTACCGGTAT includes these proteins:
- the LOC121417139 gene encoding tripartite motif-containing protein 3-like is translated as MYTEDGSARMRDLLSEGALSAIVRGDKVDQPLVQLLEYRKLPSRRGSSQRSNYRLVISDGTNTVTAMLASVFNRMIETSKLDLKAVFQINHYSCNFIANRAVIVILDLEVIKRGLEVKVTIGQPTPLPIQTESTSSNDATNEPTEQPKAQLSDGCPIVESPLGLTCPLCLHAFKDPAFLQCGHTFCRSCLEKHDEQHPTPSYLECPVCSSRTQLGPDRVAGLAANLTVKYLADDAQVKIGDGPSLFCSLHSDVYKDILCVVCNDVICINCFIDKHQGHRIKKVEVIEAEVKKDRDTLLEKSKEMRDRIEKYIATTNTHKLAIESHFDGLRKKVQNIFEKKMEVLKQEKDMLLGKLTDIQNGYVDSVERFMVEPRTSLETINKHIATLAEGAHKPLDVETIKAGELLCIDLRRFLITPLAGIGDEGIQDVKKVAVRTRYHPPSKTSLDLGSIGIVRSLYLAGRVLEQPASALRRSTASRVGSGRNWNTGGRLTNRRSVRGIPKGIHKSIKDIARVELPLCKRTRITASYQDILLATYGAGRPGAERFCILMVILLLKFWRRQNHDGSR